Genomic window (Aquimarina sp. BL5):
CCTATGACTATCAGATTGGGGAAATTACAAGGCAATACTTCGGTATATACTAGAAAATTTGAAGTTTTTGCCACACTTATTCCAGCGATAGATAGAGTATCAAAATGGTCAAAACCTTTTGAATCCCAGCTAGTTTTTTAAAAACAAAGAATGATGCTGAGGTTGAATAGTTAATTTAAAAATAAAAAAATGAATGTATCTGAACAGTTATTGGAAATATTGCAAAATGAAGGAGTGAAACATATTTTTGGAGTTGCAGGAGATGCTTTAAATCCTCTTATAGATGCTATTGGTAAACAGGATATTATTGAGTGGGTTGGAGTACATCATGAAGGTAATGCATCTTATGCAGCGTTTGCTCAGGGAGAACTTAATCATAATTTTGGGGTTTGCGCAAGTACTGTAGGTCCTGGTGCGTTACATTTGATTAATGGCTTATATAATGCAAAAAAAGAACGATCTCCTGTAATTGCGATAACTGGGCAAATACCAATCGAGCATTTAGGGACAAACTATCATCAAGAAGCTGATCTTAAAAAAATATATGATGACATATGTGAATATCAAGCGGTCATTAGATCTCCTGAAGAAGCGCCAAGGGTTATTCTTAGGGCTATCAGGATTGCAGTAAATCACCAATGCGTTTGTAGAATAGAATTGCCGGCAGATATTGCGCAAATGAAAGCCGAAAATAGAAATTTTGTTCATACGATATTCAGATCAAAAAGTAACATTATTCCTAGTCAAGAGGAGTTGAACCTTGCTGCAAAACTCATCAACGAATCCAAAAAAATAGGAATTTTAGCAGGAGCCGGGTGTAGAGAAGCTAGAGAAGAAGTGATTAGTTTCTCACAATTATTAAAAGCTCCAATAACGCATACACTAAGAGCAGCAGATGTATTTGATCACTCAACTGATAATGTCGTTGGATTAACAGGACTCATTGGTAATCCTTCAGGTTATAAAGCGGTGATGGATTGTGATTTATTATTGATGTTAGGGACAGATTTTCCATATACCGATTTTCTTCCTGAAAACACTAAAACTATTCAGGTTGACATTAGACCAGAGAATATTGGTAATCGTTCACCTGTAACTTTAGGTCTTCACGGTGATATTCAAACAACAATTACTTCACTTCATAGTTTATGCTCAGAAAAAAAAGATGATTCCTTTTTAAATACCTTAACGGAAAAATTCGTTGATTGGAAAAAATCTAACGATGAAAAAGCAAATCCAGCTAGGGACATGGAACCTTTGCACCCTCACATTTTTGCAAAAGCTGCTAGCGATCTGGCTTCCAATGATGCTATTTTTGCTATCGATACGGGAACCGCTGCCATATGGGCTTCTAATTTTATGAATTTTCATTCTGATCGGAGAATCATAGGTTCTTTTAATCATGGATCAATGGCAGTAGGTCTTCCATCAGCTATTGGAGCACAACTTCAATTTCCCAATCGAGAGGTTTGGGCATTAATCGGGGATGGGGCTTTTAATATGTCACTACAAGATTTTTCTACAGCAGTGAAGTATGAATTGCCAATTAAGATTATTGTATTCAATAATTCTCAATTAGGTTTTGTCAAAATAGAAATGGAAGAAGCTGGATTAGCACCTAATTTTGAAGCTCTCAAGGTCGATAATTTCGATTTTGCAGAGTACGCAAAGCTTTGTGGAGGCGATGGAATAAAAGTTACTCATGCAAAAGACATTTTGGCGGCTATACAAATGGCAAAAAACTCTAAAAAGCCTTTCATCATTGATGCAGTAGTTACAAATGCAGAACTATCTTTATCTCCTAAGATAGGTTTCGAAGAAGCTAAGGGTTTTGGACTGTCAAAAATTAAAGAAATATTTAGAGCATTTAATGGAGAAAAAGAACAGTGGGAAAATATTAAACAAGAAATAGAAGCTTATTTTGATTAGATTAAGTGACAATTGATAGAAATGAAAAGCATATCAGAATAACAAATCAATATTAATAAATAGATAGATAGATAGGATAAAATAAAATGGAAAAATTAGGACTTACTGGAGAAAATTGGGAGCAATTTGTAAAATGGGTTTGGGATTTTGTACCGGGGCTCTTTTCTGCAATTGTAATTTTCTTTGTTGGTATATGGGTTATTAACCTTATTAGTAGAGGGCTTCGTAAATTCTTTCAGAAAAAAGATTATGACGAGACATTAGAAAGATTTCTATATGACCTTATTAATATAGGTCTCAAGATTTTATTGATAATTTTGGTAGTAACTCAATTAGGAGTTCAGACTTCTTCTCTTGTTGCGATATTAGGTGCAGCTGGTTTAGCCGTAGGTTTAGCGCTTCAAGGTTCTCTGGCTAATTTTGCTGGAGGTGTGTTGATTCTGTTTTTTAAACCTTTCAAAATAGGAGATTTTATAGAAACCCAAGGAGTTTCTGGTACAGTAAAAGAAATTTCTATATTCACTACCAAACTAAATACTTTTGGTAATCAATTGGCAGTAATT
Coding sequences:
- a CDS encoding thiamine pyrophosphate-dependent enzyme translates to MNVSEQLLEILQNEGVKHIFGVAGDALNPLIDAIGKQDIIEWVGVHHEGNASYAAFAQGELNHNFGVCASTVGPGALHLINGLYNAKKERSPVIAITGQIPIEHLGTNYHQEADLKKIYDDICEYQAVIRSPEEAPRVILRAIRIAVNHQCVCRIELPADIAQMKAENRNFVHTIFRSKSNIIPSQEELNLAAKLINESKKIGILAGAGCREAREEVISFSQLLKAPITHTLRAADVFDHSTDNVVGLTGLIGNPSGYKAVMDCDLLLMLGTDFPYTDFLPENTKTIQVDIRPENIGNRSPVTLGLHGDIQTTITSLHSLCSEKKDDSFLNTLTEKFVDWKKSNDEKANPARDMEPLHPHIFAKAASDLASNDAIFAIDTGTAAIWASNFMNFHSDRRIIGSFNHGSMAVGLPSAIGAQLQFPNREVWALIGDGAFNMSLQDFSTAVKYELPIKIIVFNNSQLGFVKIEMEEAGLAPNFEALKVDNFDFAEYAKLCGGDGIKVTHAKDILAAIQMAKNSKKPFIIDAVVTNAELSLSPKIGFEEAKGFGLSKIKEIFRAFNGEKEQWENIKQEIEAYFD
- a CDS encoding mechanosensitive ion channel family protein, with translation MEKLGLTGENWEQFVKWVWDFVPGLFSAIVIFFVGIWVINLISRGLRKFFQKKDYDETLERFLYDLINIGLKILLIILVVTQLGVQTSSLVAILGAAGLAVGLALQGSLANFAGGVLILFFKPFKIGDFIETQGVSGTVKEISIFTTKLNTFGNQLAVIPNGKVSNGNIINYSSEDKRRDKIEIGIAYTSNIKEAKDILLDLINNQEKVLKDPAPEIYVSDLGDSAVTLSLRYWATNEDFWAVHFYTIEEAKKRLEDKGVSIPFPQREIRMISDNKSIQNAEKKDS